The genomic DNA GCAGCGCTCAGCTCGGCCGTTTCCTTCTCGATTCTGATGCTGATGGCCTCGTTAAGGCCACTATTGcctcttttctctgctgctgcgGGACGCCCCACCACGGCCATTTTCATGGTCACACCACCCGCGGGCATCCAGAGGTGGCAAACTAAACGAACCCGCGGGGTGTCCGAGGGGGAAACACTTGGGTTGTGAGCTCTGAGCTCTGAGCTAGGCGTGGTGGTCAAACTCCCAGGAACAGCCCACCTCcgactgtgctgctgctgctgctgcaccattTATAATAATACCAAGAGGTCACTTTAACCTCATCATATACATCTAAGTTGGTAGTATGTGTACATGTCAGACAGAACAAacaggcctataagccaagtatacttagtcTTTTCTGTACACTTCTCAGTaagagccaagtatacttagacttttctgtatacttcaGTATACATATGGGTGCACACCAAccattgtgaatgtgtgtgtgctgcaggagTGCAAAAAAAGTGATGAGCACATTTTGGTGTAGAGCTCCGACAAAGATATGTAAGCTTCTTTGTGTTGGCACTCACTCTATAGCCAAATGAAATATGCTTTGCCATGATCTTTGCTAAAATGCAAAGAAATGTGATGTATTTTAGCAAAGATCACATTTCACTTTCAAAGAAATGTGatgtattttacatttctttgaatggctaggccgttttttaaaatctgtgtaACTCTGAAATGGTAACATCCAATCACAACACTAATCGGGTTTTAAATGGAACATATGGCTTCTGAATCATCTACACAGTGAAGGGAACAGAGACGGTGGTCCAACAATCGCACACTAATGTTTTTATCTCAGATCACAgtgagtgagaaagaaaaacattcttcTTAAATTTCTCTGAATGGCTATAGCCCGTGCGCATCTCAGGACCCCCCAAACACCCCCACCTCCTCTGGCTCCCTGTGGTGAGGGGGCTATACTCTGATAGGTCCAGAGGGTTAATGGGACTGGCCTGCACGGCAACTGTCTCCCAGCATATAAAGCCTCAGTCCTCCTGAACCACAGCAAAACAGCTGGTACGCGAGGTTTTAAGAAGAACCACACGGTATAGATGCGCTTTTACGCATGAACAGGGGCCTTTTACGCACGGAGGAACCATTTTACGCACGGCATTTTTGACCATTCCTGGTGTGACCATGACTCTCTCCAGTGAGTTTGAAGCTTCTCAACACGCCGAGGATGAGATTGACATAGTGGGCGAGGATGAGCCCACCCACGGGCGTTTGTATCGAAGTGAGTGCTCCACGGACCCCGGGTCCTCTGAGTTTGACTCCTCGGAGCCGGACTCTTCTGGTGAAAGCGAGACCAGTTTCTGCGCAGACGACGCACCAGAAACCAGcaggaaagcagcagcagcatcatcccAGAGCAGCTCTGTGAAGCCTCCCTACTCCTACATCGCCCTCATCACCATGGCCATCCTGCAGAACCCCGTGAAGAAGCTGACTCTCAGCGGCATTTGTGATTTCATCAGCAACAAGTTCCCTTACTACCGAGACAAGTTCCCGGCCTGGCAGAACAGCATCAGGCACAACCTGTCTCTCAACGACTGCTTCATCAAGATCCCCAGGGAGCCTGGGAACCCGGGTAAAGGCAACTACTGGTCTCTGGACCCGGCTTCCGAGGACATGTTCGACAACGGCAGCTTCCTCAGGAGGAGGAAGCGCTTCAAGAGGAACCAGCCGGAGCTGGGCAAAGACGGACTTGTGTTT from Sebastes fasciatus isolate fSebFas1 chromosome 6, fSebFas1.pri, whole genome shotgun sequence includes the following:
- the foxd5 gene encoding forkhead box protein D5 — translated: MTLSSEFEASQHAEDEIDIVGEDEPTHGRLYRSECSTDPGSSEFDSSEPDSSGESETSFCADDAPETSRKAAAASSQSSSVKPPYSYIALITMAILQNPVKKLTLSGICDFISNKFPYYRDKFPAWQNSIRHNLSLNDCFIKIPREPGNPGKGNYWSLDPASEDMFDNGSFLRRRKRFKRNQPELGKDGLVFYSNMNCYRAYGQPYHVSPTPAAPLRYMPPLQEGIMMPPSSYHIIPQTLKCSRPKDFREPAEPKTSSAKCSFSIDSIMSKPSPITPHNPLGFSHLMSGPAGACLVPTPLLQPPRTPFCSPAMLSTAEHLRLSYHHHC